The following proteins are encoded in a genomic region of Fusarium keratoplasticum isolate Fu6.1 chromosome 9, whole genome shotgun sequence:
- a CDS encoding Oxidored-FMN domain-containing protein gives MAPLTRFRANDEHVPSDLAPEYYGQRASVPGTLLISEATIISQEAGGYPNVPGIWNREQVDTWKRVTNAVHEKGSFIFLQLWALGRVAMPDIARAEGFDIISSSDKPFEKDAAVPRAATKLDIQRFIQQYAQAARNDEYGGSIENRSRFILEVVQAVAEAIGAERVGVCLSPWQRYQGMRMADPVPQFTHVVQGLGALGLAYLHLIEARVNGNVDGDDREPPDFAINAWDARKPVILAGGYTAESARQVTEQWGSRDIMVAFGRHYISTPDLAFRIREGIPLMPYDRSTFYAPGALHGYVDYTFSPEFQKTIGI, from the exons ATGGCGCCCTTGACGAGATTCCGAGCCAACGACGAACATGTACCATCAGACTTGGCTCCCGAATACTACGGCCAGCGTGCGTCTGTTCCTGGTACTCTTCTCATCAGCGAGGCTACCATTATATCTCAAGAGGCTGGTGGATACCCTAATGTGCCCGGTATCTGGAATCGGGAGCAAGTCGATACTTGGAAGAGGGTCACCAACGCCGTGCACGAAAAAGGAAGCTTCATCTTCCTACAGCTCTGGGCCCTTGGTCGCGTAGCTATGCCAGATATAGCGCGTGCGGAAGGGTTTGACATTATCAGCTCTAGCGATAAGCCATTTGAGAAAGATGCGGCCGTCCCAAGAGCTGCCACCAAGCTCGATATTCAACGTTTCATTCAGCAATATGCCCAAGCAGCTCGAAATG ACGAGTACGGCGGCAGTATCGAGAACAGGTCTCGCTTCATCCTAGAGGTTGTTCAAGCTGTGGCTGAAGCCATTGGAGCAGAACGAGTCGGTGTTTGTCTATCACCATGGCAGCGGTATCAAGGAATGCGTATGGCTGATCCTGTGCCGCAATTCACTCATGTCGTTCAGGGGCTCGGAGCGCTGGGTTTGGCTTATCTACACCTGATTGAGGCACGAGTCAACGGTAACGTGGATGGTGACGACAGAGAGCCGCCCGACTTTGCCATTAACGCATGGGATGCTCGCAAACCAGTTATTCTGGCCGGTGGCTACACGGCTGAATCGGCCCGACAGGTCACGGAGCAATGGGGGAGTAGAGACATCATGGTAGCTTTTGGTCGCCACTACATATCCACTCCCGATCTAGCCTTTAGAATTAGAGAGGGGATCCCTCTTATGCCCTACGACAGAAGCACCTTCTACGCCCCAGGAGCGTTGCATGGATATGTCGACTATACGTTCTCTCCAGAATTTCAGAAGACGATTGGAATTTGA
- a CDS encoding NmrA domain-containing protein, producing the protein MTKSLKVAVVGATGTTGSAIIAGLLNSGETEFTVTALARPLSVDKPAYEALKRRGVTVVPIDIKGPKDDLVKVLSGVDVVVSAIVFTELDAEIPLADAAKAAGVKRFLQSALMCVIPPKGVVDFREQKEDILNHIQKICLPYTYLDAGWWYDIAIPQPPSQSGETPSATFLQGKLGADGNVPVAVAEITDIGRYVAKVIADPRTLNKRVFVYNETYTQNQLYDLVEKLTGTKIPRSYVSKEQVERLIDEARVAIASNPSSFEALGSLVLNQLFYSVTIRGDNTPDNAKYLGYLDGKELYPDFKFTAVEDYIKARFHTSS; encoded by the exons ATGACAAAGAGCCTTAAGGTTGCTGTCGTCGGGGCCACTGGAACGACCGGCTCAGCTATCATTGCTGGGCTACTCAATTCCGGTGAGACCGAATTT ACTGTAACCGCCTTGGCTCGTCCCTTATCCGTCGACAAGCCCGCTTATGAGGCATTAAAACGCCGCGGCGTAACTGTCGTTCCAATTGATATTAAGGGACCTAAGGACGACCTTGTGAAAGTCCTTTCTGGAGTTGATGTCGTGGTGTCGGCTATTGTTTTCACCGAACTGGATGCCGAGATACCATTGGCAGACGCAGCGAAGGCTGCTGGGGTGAAACGCTTCCTTCAATCAGCGCTTATGTGTGTCATTCCTCCCAAGGGCGTTGTTGATTTCCGTGAACAG AAAGAAGATATCTTGAATCACATCCAGAAGATTTGTCTTCCCTACACGTATCTTGATGCTGGATGGTGGTATGACATTGCGATCCCTCAGCCACCGTCTCAAAGCGGTGAAACCCCCTCAGCAACTTTCTTGCAGGGGAAGCTCGGTGCAGATGGCAACGTCCCCGTTGCTGTTGCAGAGATTACAGATATTGGCCGATATGTTGCCAAGGTGATTGCAGACCCTCGGACccttaataagcgagtgtTTGTCTATAATGAGACATATACCCAAAATCAGCTATACGATTTAGTTGAGAAGTTGACGGGCACAAAGATACCGAGGTCTTAT GTCTCGAAGGAGCAAGTTGAGAGACTCATCGACGAGGCGAGAGTAGCTATTGCATCAAACCCTTCTAGCTTTGAAGCACTTGGTAGCCTGGTGTTGAATCAGCTTTTCTACTCTGTCACTATCCGCGGTGATAACACGCCCGACAATGCCAAGTATCTGGGATATTTGGACGGTAAAGAGCTTTATCCCGACTTCAAGTTTACTGCGGTGGAGGACTATATCAAGGCCCGCTTTCACACCTCCTCCTGA